The following are encoded in a window of Arthrobacter antioxidans genomic DNA:
- a CDS encoding glutamate--cysteine ligase, which yields MKIDFAQSAQSTLGVEWELALVDRYNGELVSVAGEVLRGVSTNHPELQDDDEHPHIKQELLLNTVELVTGICTSVGEAKADLARSLSAVREVTDPMGVELFCAGSHPFSAPKAQQVTDRERYAKLIDRTQWWGRQMVIYGVHVHVGLDSRDKALPVVDGLTNYFPHFQALSASSPFWGGEDTGYASQRSLMFQQLPTAGLPFHFDDWAAYESYVQDMFTTGVIDSVSEIRWDIRPVGNLGTVEMRVCDGLSTLQDVGAVAALTQCLVQEFSETLDAGGSIPTMPPWHIQENKWRAARYGLDAIIILDAAGNERLVTEHLVDVLNRLEPIAAKLGCSSELADVEVILQRGAGYQRQRRVAAENDGDLRAVVLDMVQQLRE from the coding sequence TTGAAGATCGACTTCGCGCAGTCCGCCCAGTCCACACTCGGCGTCGAGTGGGAGCTGGCCCTCGTGGACCGCTACAACGGGGAACTCGTCTCCGTGGCGGGTGAGGTACTGCGGGGGGTCAGCACGAACCACCCCGAGCTGCAGGACGACGACGAGCACCCGCACATCAAGCAGGAGCTGCTCCTCAACACGGTGGAGCTCGTGACGGGCATCTGCACCTCGGTCGGTGAGGCCAAGGCGGATCTGGCCCGCTCCCTCTCCGCCGTCCGCGAGGTCACCGATCCCATGGGTGTGGAACTGTTCTGCGCGGGCTCGCACCCCTTCAGCGCCCCGAAGGCCCAGCAGGTCACGGACCGGGAGCGGTACGCGAAGCTGATCGACCGCACGCAGTGGTGGGGCCGGCAGATGGTCATCTACGGGGTGCACGTGCATGTGGGGCTCGATTCGCGCGACAAGGCGCTGCCGGTGGTGGACGGCCTGACGAACTACTTCCCGCACTTCCAGGCGCTCTCGGCGTCGTCACCGTTCTGGGGCGGCGAGGACACCGGGTACGCCTCCCAGCGGTCCCTCATGTTCCAGCAGCTGCCCACCGCGGGCCTGCCGTTCCACTTCGACGACTGGGCGGCCTACGAGTCCTACGTCCAGGACATGTTCACCACCGGGGTGATCGACTCCGTCAGCGAGATCCGGTGGGACATCCGGCCGGTCGGGAACCTCGGCACGGTGGAGATGCGCGTGTGCGACGGCCTCTCGACCCTGCAGGACGTCGGTGCGGTCGCCGCCCTCACCCAGTGCCTGGTGCAGGAGTTCTCCGAGACCCTCGACGCCGGCGGGAGCATCCCCACCATGCCGCCGTGGCATATCCAGGAGAACAAGTGGCGGGCGGCCCGCTACGGCCTCGACGCGATCATCATCCTCGACGCCGCGGGCAACGAGCGGCTCGTCACCGAGCACCTCGTCGACGTCCTGAACCGCCTCGAGCCGATCGCGGCGAAGCTCGGGTGCAGCAGCGAACTCGCGGACGTGGAGGTGATCCTCCAGCGCGGTGCCGGGTACCAGCGCCAGCGCAGGGTGGCGGCGGAGAACGACGGCGACCTCCGCGCCGTCGTCCTCGACATGGTGCAGCAGCTGCGCGAGTAG
- a CDS encoding RelA/SpoT domain-containing protein, giving the protein MEKVIPGYSRSAVERASKQIRKGIGSAVELENARAVLSEFRSAHAFPLNAVTVTVRQKALTINGHAVIAQRLKRLPTILDKLKRHPRMNVVTMQDLGGCRVIFPSLAEVDQLVRELRNAPRARNRIVRVYDYLRHDEENDRSGPKPSGYRGMHLTYEYRASKKEYEGLRIELQVRTQFQHAWATAVETMDLFSGSELKYSKGDLRVIRFFVVVSSLMAAEEHVAPVPGAEGSTRELTSEMRQLEDELGIVSRLRGYAAIVSNHATSDRRNALTLELRRSAGNLTVTVHERMADAEARLADLESLDDDDLDVVLVNIARISQLQAAYPNYYADTSIFTEFVTERLKASGRTS; this is encoded by the coding sequence ATGGAGAAAGTCATACCTGGATACTCGCGGAGCGCCGTCGAGCGTGCCAGTAAGCAAATCCGAAAAGGCATAGGTTCCGCCGTGGAGCTAGAGAACGCTCGTGCTGTCCTTAGTGAGTTCCGTAGCGCTCATGCTTTTCCGCTGAATGCGGTCACAGTCACGGTTCGACAGAAGGCCTTGACCATCAATGGCCACGCTGTCATTGCTCAACGACTCAAGCGGCTGCCCACGATCCTCGACAAGCTTAAGCGCCATCCCAGGATGAACGTTGTCACGATGCAAGACCTCGGAGGATGTCGCGTCATTTTTCCCAGCCTCGCGGAGGTTGACCAGCTTGTCCGAGAACTTCGTAACGCTCCTCGAGCGCGAAACCGGATTGTACGTGTTTATGACTATCTCCGCCACGATGAGGAAAATGATCGCTCGGGGCCTAAGCCTTCCGGCTACCGGGGCATGCACCTCACATATGAGTACCGTGCTTCGAAAAAGGAGTACGAAGGGCTTCGTATCGAACTTCAGGTCCGGACGCAATTTCAGCACGCTTGGGCGACTGCGGTAGAGACAATGGATCTCTTCTCCGGAAGCGAGTTGAAGTATTCCAAGGGCGACCTGAGAGTTATCCGCTTTTTCGTTGTCGTGAGCTCGCTGATGGCTGCAGAAGAACACGTTGCGCCCGTACCTGGCGCCGAGGGCTCAACCCGGGAACTGACTAGTGAGATGCGGCAGCTCGAAGATGAGCTTGGAATCGTCAGCCGACTCCGAGGCTACGCGGCGATCGTAAGCAACCATGCTACGAGTGACCGGAGGAATGCACTCACGCTTGAACTGCGACGTTCCGCCGGAAATCTCACGGTAACGGTGCATGAACGTATGGCTGACGCTGAAGCCCGCCTGGCAGATCTTGAGTCGCTGGATGATGACGATCTAGACGTTGTTCTCGTTAATATCGCTCGTATCAGCCAACTGCAAGCGGCGTACCCGAATTATTATGCGGATACATCCATCTTCACTGAGTTCGTGACTGAGCGCCTGAAGGCCTCGGGCCGGACTTCGTAG
- a CDS encoding ketopantoate reductase family protein, with translation MRILVVGAGATGGAFGTLLQEAGRDVTFLVRERKAEALRRDGLRFVTPDADRTHPVQVITTTDTAPAFDLVLITVKATAFSSAVIDVHPFIDAHARILPVLNGMAHIDQLQAAYPGQVLGGLARIVATLDGDVVHQKTSMSSLMVGSLTDAPVADDARDALDVPGIDFSVADDVVGALWDKWAFIAAASVINCLFHAPVGRILDAGGEGAIRAAIDELEAVAARSGHPVSGPAHHQAVALLTEPGSSFTTSLYRDLTAGLPSEVDHILGDYALRATALQQPTPLLDLTLIAIRANLPD, from the coding sequence GTGCGGATACTCGTTGTAGGGGCCGGAGCCACAGGAGGTGCCTTCGGGACCCTGCTGCAGGAAGCAGGGCGAGACGTCACCTTTCTCGTCCGTGAACGCAAAGCAGAAGCCTTGCGCCGCGACGGCTTACGATTCGTAACCCCCGATGCCGACCGAACTCACCCGGTGCAGGTCATCACGACCACCGACACGGCGCCCGCCTTCGATCTCGTGCTCATCACGGTCAAGGCAACAGCCTTCTCCTCCGCAGTCATCGACGTCCACCCGTTCATCGACGCGCACGCGCGCATCCTCCCGGTCCTCAACGGCATGGCGCACATCGACCAGCTCCAGGCGGCGTACCCGGGACAGGTACTGGGCGGTCTGGCCCGCATCGTGGCGACCCTCGACGGTGACGTCGTCCACCAGAAGACGTCCATGAGTTCTCTGATGGTGGGCTCCCTGACAGACGCTCCGGTCGCGGACGATGCCCGGGACGCCCTTGACGTCCCGGGCATCGACTTCTCGGTCGCCGATGACGTGGTGGGCGCGCTGTGGGACAAATGGGCGTTCATCGCCGCTGCCAGCGTCATCAACTGCCTGTTCCACGCTCCCGTGGGCCGCATCCTTGACGCCGGCGGCGAAGGCGCAATACGCGCGGCAATCGACGAACTCGAGGCCGTCGCCGCCCGGTCAGGACACCCCGTGTCGGGTCCGGCGCACCATCAAGCAGTGGCGCTCCTGACCGAACCCGGGTCGTCCTTCACCACATCGCTGTACCGGGACCTCACCGCAGGACTGCCATCAGAGGTCGACCACATCCTCGGTGACTACGCACTTCGGGCCACGGCGTTGCAGCAACCCACTCCGCTCCTCGACCTGACACTCATCGCGATCAGAGCAAACCTCCCGGACTGA
- a CDS encoding cysteine desulfurase-like protein: MTLDIAAFRAHFPALLTGTAYFDGPGGTQTPTVVGTAIADAITGPLSNRGFGMGSESNAESAVGRFRAAMADLLGAHPRGVVYGRSATQLAYDFSRHLAKTWQPGDEVVVSRLDHDSNIRPWLQAAAAVGATVRWIDFDPDTTEIDEASVAAAITERTKLVAITAASNLLGTKPPVRRIADAAHTVGALVYVDGVHYTAHAAVDVKALGSDFFACSPYKFLGPHCGVLVADPDLLESLQPDKLLPSTNEVPERFEFGTLPYEIMAGATVAVDFLAAIAPGAATSRRARLLASTHVVDEYELALRSRIEAGLAGLGDAVTLHSKAQDRTPTLLVTFPGRSSANAYRFLAERNILAPAGSFYAYEAFRRLDLEDSAALRIGLAPYNNDDDVDRLLAALGEFVAS, from the coding sequence ATGACCTTGGACATCGCGGCCTTCCGCGCGCACTTCCCCGCCCTGCTCACCGGCACCGCGTATTTCGACGGCCCCGGCGGAACGCAAACCCCCACCGTCGTGGGAACCGCGATAGCCGATGCCATCACCGGGCCGCTGTCCAACCGCGGCTTCGGTATGGGCTCGGAGAGCAACGCCGAATCGGCGGTCGGCCGATTCCGGGCGGCGATGGCCGACCTGCTGGGGGCGCATCCTCGCGGTGTCGTCTATGGCCGAAGCGCAACGCAGCTCGCCTATGACTTCTCCCGCCACCTCGCCAAGACCTGGCAGCCGGGTGACGAGGTCGTAGTGTCACGCCTGGATCATGACTCCAATATCCGCCCCTGGCTGCAAGCAGCCGCCGCGGTCGGCGCCACTGTGCGCTGGATCGATTTCGACCCGGACACCACGGAGATCGACGAAGCGTCCGTCGCAGCCGCGATCACCGAGCGCACGAAGCTGGTAGCGATCACCGCCGCGTCGAACCTGCTCGGCACCAAACCGCCGGTGCGCCGCATTGCCGATGCCGCTCACACGGTCGGCGCACTGGTCTACGTGGACGGGGTGCACTACACCGCTCACGCGGCGGTCGATGTGAAGGCGTTGGGATCAGACTTCTTCGCCTGTTCGCCCTACAAATTCCTCGGGCCTCATTGCGGTGTTCTCGTGGCCGACCCGGATCTACTGGAGTCACTGCAGCCGGACAAGCTGCTGCCGTCCACGAACGAGGTTCCTGAGCGGTTCGAGTTCGGTACCCTCCCGTACGAGATCATGGCCGGAGCCACGGTGGCCGTGGATTTCCTCGCAGCGATCGCGCCCGGCGCCGCAACCAGCCGCCGTGCGCGCCTTCTCGCATCCACTCACGTGGTCGATGAGTACGAGCTCGCGTTGCGCTCCCGCATCGAGGCAGGGCTGGCCGGACTGGGTGACGCCGTCACACTGCACTCGAAAGCCCAGGATCGGACACCGACACTGCTGGTGACGTTCCCGGGCCGGTCCTCCGCGAATGCCTACCGGTTCCTTGCGGAACGGAACATCCTCGCGCCGGCAGGTTCTTTCTACGCGTACGAGGCCTTCCGTCGCCTCGATCTCGAGGACAGCGCCGCCCTGCGGATCGGCTTGGCGCCGTACAACAACGACGACGACGTCGACCGCCTACTGGCCGCGCTCGGCGAGTTCGTTGCTTCGTAG
- a CDS encoding RidA family protein, with product MASAVTLIRSTALSDMVQYAYAATAPSDARLVFLAGSCPLDEAGVTVGEGNYAVQAAKCIDNMLVALGDAGATLEDVITTRVLVASTDRADLVRVWGVVRDRFGGHDVPSTLLGVTVLGYEHQLVEIEAVAAVRD from the coding sequence ATGGCTTCCGCTGTGACCCTGATCCGCTCGACCGCCCTTTCGGACATGGTGCAGTACGCCTACGCGGCTACAGCACCGTCTGACGCGCGGCTGGTGTTCCTCGCAGGATCGTGTCCCCTCGATGAAGCCGGTGTCACGGTGGGCGAGGGTAACTATGCGGTGCAGGCGGCGAAGTGCATCGACAACATGCTGGTGGCGCTGGGCGACGCCGGTGCGACTCTCGAGGACGTGATCACTACACGCGTCCTCGTGGCATCCACCGACCGCGCCGACCTTGTGAGGGTATGGGGTGTTGTACGTGACAGGTTCGGCGGACACGACGTGCCAAGCACGCTGCTCGGGGTGACAGTTCTCGGGTACGAGCACCAGCTCGTGGAGATTGAAGCGGTAGCTGCCGTCCGCGACTGA
- a CDS encoding alkaline phosphatase D family protein yields the protein MTPTPLVLGPILRYVDETSASVWVEVGAAARVVVRASQRSWEARTFAVHGHHYALVEVDGLEPGSVTSYTVEIDGHQAWPDPGSVPEFPPSSIATRTPGKPLRLAFGSCRTSVPHTKEGNRTHGIDAMRAYALDRTKDDSSPRPDLILFLGDQVYADSTSEEMQQFIRGRRDIEEEPGAELKDYEEYAHLYNLAWSDSANRWLLSTLPSAMIFDDHDIRDDWNASTSWKQEMEATSWWQDRIVAGLASYWVYQHLGNLSPDRRAEDRLWQRIVNHHDAAELDLSEELDAFADRADKDPASYRWSYCRDFDDTRLIVVDSRVSRVLTPDARALLSEEETAWLDGKMVGGFRHLLVGTSLPFLLPLGLHHIESWDEALAQGAWGARGARLGEKLRQGMDLEHWAAFQNSFRAVALMATDVADGNRGPAPETVTFLSGDVHFSYVAEVDRTSGSRILQVVCSPIRNPLPRLLRSSTAILSYAVAAPLGALVARSVKVPNPPFRWRNIRGPWFDNNLASLEDTTDGLTLSWQSGTVDGDDHLHPRLTEVAAMTVPRRGSGTVPGGEAEPEAALSTSKGIRARRLRRK from the coding sequence ATGACACCAACTCCCCTGGTCCTTGGCCCCATACTGCGGTACGTCGACGAAACCTCGGCAAGTGTCTGGGTGGAGGTCGGCGCCGCGGCACGCGTCGTCGTCCGGGCCTCCCAGCGATCCTGGGAAGCACGCACGTTCGCGGTCCACGGGCACCATTACGCGCTCGTCGAGGTGGACGGCCTCGAGCCGGGAAGCGTCACCTCCTACACGGTGGAGATCGACGGACACCAGGCCTGGCCGGACCCGGGATCGGTTCCCGAATTCCCGCCGTCGAGCATTGCGACACGCACCCCGGGGAAGCCCCTGCGACTGGCCTTCGGGTCCTGCCGCACGAGCGTCCCCCACACCAAGGAGGGCAATCGGACCCACGGCATCGATGCCATGCGTGCGTACGCGCTCGACCGGACGAAGGACGACAGTTCACCGCGGCCGGACCTGATTCTCTTCCTCGGCGACCAGGTGTATGCCGATTCCACCAGTGAGGAGATGCAGCAGTTCATCCGCGGGCGGAGGGACATCGAGGAGGAGCCCGGCGCCGAGCTGAAGGACTACGAGGAGTACGCCCACCTGTACAACCTGGCCTGGTCCGACAGCGCCAACCGCTGGTTGCTGTCCACCCTTCCCAGTGCCATGATCTTCGACGACCACGACATCCGCGATGACTGGAACGCCTCCACCTCTTGGAAGCAGGAGATGGAGGCCACCTCCTGGTGGCAGGACCGGATCGTCGCGGGCCTGGCGTCGTACTGGGTGTACCAGCACCTCGGCAACCTGTCACCGGACCGGCGCGCCGAGGACCGCCTCTGGCAACGGATCGTCAACCATCACGACGCCGCCGAGCTCGACCTGAGCGAGGAGCTCGACGCCTTCGCCGACCGGGCGGACAAGGACCCGGCCAGCTACCGCTGGAGCTACTGCCGCGACTTCGATGACACACGCCTGATCGTGGTCGACTCCCGCGTATCCCGCGTGCTGACACCCGATGCGCGGGCCCTGCTCAGCGAGGAGGAGACGGCATGGCTGGATGGCAAGATGGTGGGTGGATTCCGGCACCTCCTGGTGGGGACCTCGCTGCCGTTCCTCCTGCCGCTGGGGCTGCATCACATCGAGTCGTGGGACGAGGCCCTCGCACAGGGTGCATGGGGCGCGCGGGGCGCGCGGCTGGGTGAGAAGCTGCGGCAGGGCATGGATCTCGAACACTGGGCCGCCTTCCAGAACAGCTTCCGCGCCGTGGCCCTCATGGCGACGGACGTGGCGGACGGCAACCGGGGCCCGGCACCGGAGACTGTGACCTTCCTGTCGGGAGACGTCCACTTCTCGTACGTCGCGGAAGTGGACAGGACGTCGGGCAGCCGTATCCTCCAGGTGGTCTGCTCCCCGATCCGCAATCCGCTGCCGCGGCTCCTGCGCTCCTCCACCGCCATCCTCTCCTACGCCGTGGCGGCACCTCTCGGGGCCCTCGTGGCGCGCTCCGTGAAAGTTCCCAACCCACCGTTCCGCTGGCGGAACATCAGGGGACCGTGGTTCGACAACAACCTCGCGTCGCTCGAGGACACCACGGACGGGCTCACGCTGTCGTGGCAATCGGGGACGGTCGACGGCGACGACCATCTCCACCCCCGGCTCACGGAGGTTGCCGCCATGACAGTGCCGCGGCGTGGGTCCGGGACTGTGCCGGGAGGGGAAGCTGAGCCCGAGGCAGCGCTCTCGACGTCGAAGGGCATTCGGGCACGGAGATTGCGGCGAAAGTAG
- a CDS encoding IclR family transcriptional regulator: MEAPVRSGGVQSVERVFELLELINDAGGEVTLSELAASTDLPLPTIHRLLRTLVGKGYVRQLPNRRYVLGPRLIRLGEGANRQLGALARPQLKHLVDALGETANMAVLDSDMVVYIAQVPSLHSMRMFTEVGRRAHTHDTGVGKAILAQLDDESVRRIVLRAGMPTPTTKSIASIDALLDELAAVRRRGYAVDDGEQELGVRCFAVAVPDSPTPTAISVSGPISRVDEDFAQRVVPLLTAAAQAISGDLNVAD, translated from the coding sequence ATGGAGGCACCGGTCAGAAGCGGAGGCGTGCAGTCCGTCGAGCGTGTCTTCGAACTCCTGGAGCTGATCAATGACGCCGGGGGCGAGGTCACCCTGAGTGAACTCGCAGCTTCCACCGATCTTCCGCTGCCCACCATCCACCGTCTGCTCCGCACTCTGGTCGGCAAGGGCTATGTCCGTCAGCTGCCGAACCGCAGGTATGTCCTCGGCCCGCGATTGATCCGTCTTGGGGAAGGCGCGAACAGACAGCTCGGCGCACTCGCTCGCCCGCAGCTCAAACACCTGGTCGATGCTCTCGGGGAAACGGCCAACATGGCCGTGCTGGATTCCGACATGGTCGTCTACATAGCGCAGGTGCCGTCGCTGCACTCCATGCGGATGTTCACGGAGGTCGGCCGCCGTGCCCACACCCATGACACGGGGGTAGGAAAAGCGATCCTGGCCCAACTGGATGACGAGTCGGTGCGACGCATCGTCCTCCGTGCCGGCATGCCCACGCCGACGACGAAGAGTATCGCGTCGATCGATGCACTGCTCGACGAATTGGCCGCCGTCCGCAGGCGGGGGTACGCGGTCGACGACGGCGAGCAGGAGCTCGGCGTCCGGTGTTTCGCCGTTGCCGTGCCCGACTCCCCGACCCCGACGGCCATCTCCGTCTCCGGCCCCATCTCGCGCGTGGACGAGGATTTCGCCCAGCGTGTGGTTCCCCTATTGACCGCTGCCGCACAGGCCATCTCCGGCGATCTCAACGTCGCCGACTAG
- a CDS encoding FAD-binding oxidoreductase — MISNTVAHSLPEVFAALPRFTQDPRELALVRTDRSGYVPPTLPDGVVQAESVEDVVETLKLANEHRIPVVPRGAGTGLAAGAAARAGEIVLDVRRMNRILRIDPVEQIAVVEPGVLNAELNAAAALHGLFYAPDPASTAICSIGGNIATNAGGMRCAKYGVTRESVLSLTVVLADGRVLVTGTQTIKAVTGYDLNAVFIGSEGTLGVVVEATLRLRPAPVATATLAAYFQTVEAAAAAASAVVAARATPSVLELVDGPTLGAIDRATGTDHRRRGEAFLLAQTDGFGAEIERDVVLKAIEPFAESVMIADDPAEAEALIQARRDAIPSLEKLGRTSIGDVGVPRNRLAEIVTGIQRISEDTGVDLYTVAHAADGNLHPMIVVDENESITDGAPKLAMGRIFELAQSLGGTLTGEHGVGLLKRDWFTAEVGEVSRDIQHRIKHALDPQNILNPGKAI; from the coding sequence ATGATCAGCAATACCGTCGCCCACAGCCTGCCCGAGGTTTTCGCAGCCCTACCCCGGTTCACCCAGGATCCCCGGGAGCTCGCACTCGTCCGCACCGACCGCTCCGGCTATGTGCCGCCGACCCTGCCGGACGGGGTGGTCCAGGCCGAGTCGGTCGAGGACGTGGTGGAGACGCTCAAGCTGGCGAACGAGCATCGCATTCCCGTCGTTCCGCGCGGAGCGGGAACCGGTCTTGCCGCCGGCGCCGCCGCGAGGGCCGGTGAGATCGTCCTCGATGTGCGGCGGATGAACCGGATCCTGCGCATCGACCCCGTCGAGCAGATCGCCGTCGTCGAGCCGGGGGTGCTCAACGCCGAGCTCAATGCAGCCGCTGCCCTGCACGGCCTGTTCTACGCTCCGGATCCGGCCAGCACCGCCATCTGCTCCATCGGCGGCAACATCGCGACCAATGCCGGCGGGATGCGTTGCGCGAAGTACGGGGTGACCCGTGAGTCGGTGCTGAGCCTCACGGTGGTCCTGGCCGATGGCCGTGTGCTGGTCACCGGCACCCAGACCATCAAGGCCGTCACCGGCTATGACCTGAACGCAGTGTTCATCGGCTCGGAGGGCACACTCGGCGTCGTCGTCGAGGCGACGCTCCGGCTGCGCCCGGCGCCGGTGGCAACCGCCACCCTCGCCGCCTACTTCCAGACCGTGGAAGCAGCGGCGGCGGCCGCCTCGGCCGTGGTCGCGGCGCGGGCTACCCCCTCGGTGCTCGAACTCGTGGACGGCCCCACCCTGGGCGCGATCGATCGCGCCACCGGAACCGATCACCGCCGGCGCGGCGAAGCCTTCCTGCTGGCTCAGACCGATGGATTCGGTGCCGAGATCGAGCGCGACGTGGTGCTGAAGGCCATCGAGCCCTTCGCGGAATCGGTCATGATCGCCGACGATCCGGCGGAGGCGGAAGCCCTCATCCAGGCGCGCCGGGACGCGATCCCCTCGCTCGAGAAACTGGGCCGGACGTCCATCGGCGACGTCGGAGTACCCCGCAATCGGCTCGCGGAGATCGTGACGGGGATCCAGCGCATCTCGGAGGACACCGGCGTCGACCTCTACACGGTCGCGCATGCCGCGGACGGCAACCTGCACCCGATGATCGTCGTCGACGAGAACGAATCCATCACGGACGGCGCGCCGAAACTGGCGATGGGCCGGATCTTCGAGCTCGCCCAGAGCCTCGGCGGCACCCTGACCGGCGAACACGGGGTCGGGCTGCTCAAGCGCGACTGGTTCACGGCGGAGGTCGGTGAGGTCTCCCGCGACATCCAGCACCGGATCAAGCACGCTCTCGACCCGCAGAACATCCTGAATCCGGGCAAAGCCATCTGA
- a CDS encoding L-lactate permease — translation MLSLLALSPILVVGVLLAGFRWPAKYAMPLGYVVAVVVALVVWRVSFNGVMAATIEGLIVAVTLLYIVFGALLLLSTLTVGGAMATIRAGFDNISADRRVQAIIIGWLFGSFIEGASGFGTPAAVVAPLLLAMGFPAMAAVMVGLIIQSTPVSFGAVGTPILVGVGNGLGGDPAVAERASVLGLTMPEFISEIGFNVAVIHAIVGILIPLILVTMLTGFFGPQRRFRDGLVVWPFAVYASLAMTVPYVLVARILGPEFPSLFGGLIGLVLVMFTSSRGFLMPKDTFDFGPRASWPERWMGTIEPAAATEISTRMSLVRAWAPYVLMAVLLVATRVIAPLKEFLTGIQIPFAGILGTEITTSIQPFYSPAFLLILASVFACLLHRMKGPQIAQSLAISGRQLAGTAAALLFAVPLVRVLIQSGPALNESGLASMPVTLAEGAAAISGSSWPLIAPWIGALGAFVAGSNTVSNLTFAQFQFSTGAGIGVPPELVVAAQAVGGAGGNPVAIHNIVAAAATVGLLGREGDLLRKTVLVTMYYCAMSGAVAYISIYGFGFNPGTILLALLIIGLALLARVLMRKNVPLEERSSVGSGTA, via the coding sequence GTGCTTAGTCTCTTGGCGCTGTCACCCATCCTCGTGGTGGGCGTGCTCCTGGCCGGGTTCCGCTGGCCCGCGAAATACGCGATGCCCCTCGGCTACGTCGTCGCCGTCGTCGTGGCGCTGGTGGTGTGGCGCGTGAGCTTCAACGGGGTGATGGCCGCGACCATCGAGGGCCTGATCGTCGCCGTGACCCTGCTCTACATCGTGTTCGGCGCGCTCCTGTTGCTTTCAACGCTCACCGTGGGAGGAGCGATGGCGACGATCCGGGCCGGTTTCGACAACATCTCGGCCGACCGACGGGTCCAGGCCATCATCATCGGGTGGCTCTTCGGCTCGTTCATCGAAGGTGCCTCGGGTTTCGGCACACCGGCTGCCGTGGTGGCTCCCCTTCTGCTGGCGATGGGCTTCCCCGCGATGGCCGCCGTCATGGTCGGTCTGATCATCCAGAGCACCCCGGTCAGCTTCGGAGCGGTGGGTACGCCGATTCTCGTGGGTGTGGGCAACGGCCTGGGTGGCGATCCCGCGGTGGCCGAGCGCGCGAGTGTTCTCGGGCTGACGATGCCCGAGTTCATCTCGGAGATCGGCTTCAACGTGGCGGTCATCCACGCGATCGTCGGCATCCTGATCCCGCTGATTCTGGTGACCATGCTCACCGGCTTCTTCGGCCCCCAGCGGCGATTCCGCGACGGGCTCGTGGTCTGGCCGTTCGCCGTGTACGCGTCCCTTGCCATGACCGTCCCCTACGTCCTGGTGGCCCGGATCCTCGGACCGGAGTTCCCGTCCCTCTTCGGCGGCCTCATCGGGCTGGTGCTGGTCATGTTCACCTCGAGCCGCGGCTTCCTGATGCCGAAGGACACCTTCGATTTCGGCCCCCGCGCCTCCTGGCCCGAGCGCTGGATGGGCACCATCGAACCTGCCGCAGCGACCGAGATCTCCACCCGGATGAGCCTGGTGCGGGCGTGGGCACCCTACGTCCTCATGGCGGTCCTCCTCGTGGCGACCCGTGTCATCGCACCGCTGAAGGAGTTCCTGACAGGGATACAGATTCCCTTCGCGGGGATTCTCGGCACCGAGATCACCACCAGCATCCAGCCCTTCTACTCACCGGCCTTCCTCCTCATCCTGGCGTCGGTCTTCGCCTGCCTGCTGCACCGCATGAAGGGCCCCCAGATTGCTCAGAGCCTGGCGATCTCCGGACGCCAGCTCGCCGGCACGGCCGCTGCGCTGCTCTTCGCGGTTCCGCTTGTGCGGGTCCTCATCCAATCGGGCCCGGCCCTCAACGAATCCGGACTCGCCAGCATGCCGGTGACCCTCGCGGAGGGTGCCGCCGCGATCTCGGGCAGCTCCTGGCCCCTGATCGCACCGTGGATCGGAGCGCTCGGAGCTTTTGTTGCCGGGTCCAACACCGTGTCCAACCTGACCTTCGCCCAGTTCCAGTTCTCGACCGGCGCGGGGATCGGCGTGCCGCCCGAATTGGTGGTCGCCGCCCAGGCCGTGGGCGGTGCCGGCGGTAATCCGGTGGCCATCCACAACATCGTCGCGGCCGCGGCCACCGTGGGCCTCCTTGGTCGCGAGGGGGACCTGCTGCGGAAGACCGTCCTGGTGACGATGTACTACTGCGCCATGAGCGGCGCGGTCGCGTACATCTCCATCTACGGGTTCGGGTTCAACCCTGGCACCATCCTCCTGGCGCTACTCATCATCGGCCTGGCCCTGCTGGCCCGGGTACTGATGCGCAAGAACGTACCTCTGGAGGAGCGGAGCAGCGTAGGGTCCGGAACGGCATGA
- a CDS encoding heme-binding protein, whose translation MSHLGAPPDGGGPTARLQAAARQDGASNNRFEIAHGKAYGALALGMGSWAISARSSRRTPSPPRRPA comes from the coding sequence GTGTCACACCTCGGGGCGCCCCCTGATGGAGGCGGGCCGACAGCACGGCTTCAAGCCGCTGCCCGCCAGGACGGCGCGTCGAACAACCGCTTCGAGATCGCGCACGGCAAGGCCTACGGAGCGTTGGCCCTCGGCATGGGGTCGTGGGCCATCAGCGCGCGGAGCAGCAGGCGTACTCCATCGCCGCCGCGGCGGCCGGCCTGA